A stretch of Sulfitobacter sp. THAF37 DNA encodes these proteins:
- a CDS encoding MAPEG family protein, with the protein MTPELTALTLAALLQYLQFAIYAVPANRELGPGYTMSARDRDPSNALSDRTARLGRAFDNHFEGLILFAIAVGVIQMSGQNSALTALCGWVYLGARLIYIPAYALGWRPWRSLIWFIGFLATLLMLMAALF; encoded by the coding sequence ATGACCCCGGAACTGACGGCATTGACGCTGGCGGCACTGCTGCAATACCTGCAATTCGCGATCTACGCGGTGCCGGCCAATCGCGAACTCGGGCCGGGCTACACCATGTCCGCCCGCGACCGCGATCCGTCCAACGCACTCTCGGACCGGACCGCGCGCCTTGGCCGCGCCTTCGACAACCATTTCGAAGGGCTGATCCTCTTTGCCATCGCCGTGGGCGTGATCCAGATGTCGGGGCAGAACAGCGCGCTGACCGCGCTCTGCGGCTGGGTCTACCTCGGGGCGCGGCTGATCTATATCCCCGCCTACGCTCTGGGCTGGCGGCCCTGGCGGTCGCTCATCTGGTTCATCGGCTTTCTCGCCACCCTGCTGATGCTGATGGCCGCCCTCTTCTGA
- the odhB gene encoding 2-oxoglutarate dehydrogenase complex dihydrolipoyllysine-residue succinyltransferase, which yields MTEVRVPTLGESVTEATVATWFKKPGDTVAVDEMLCELETDKVTVEVPSPVAGTLSDIVAEEGETVGVDALLANISEGDEGSDDAPKAKEAAKDDKAESASERGQDTPKSVDAGAEEMKPRDPADDVDVMVPTLGESVTEATVSTWFKQVGDTVAQDEMLCELETDKVSVEVPAPAAGTLTQILAEEGSTVEANGKLAVISGAEGGSASAPAQESAPPPAAADSKSGKDVEDAPSAKKAMAENNISRDAVTGTGRDGRVMKEDVAKAIAAGNSAASTPEAKSAPRAPSGADDAAREERVKMTRLRQTIARRLKESQNTAAMLTTYNEVDMTAVMDLRNEYKALFEKKHGVKLGFMSFFTKACCHALNEVPDVNAEIDGTDVIYKNYVHMGIAVGTPTGLVVPVVKDADSMSFAEIEKTINSLGAKARDGKLSMADMQGGTFTISNGGVYGSLMSSPILNPPQSGILGMHKIQDRAMVVNGEIVVRPMMYLALSYDHRIVDGKGAVTFLVRVKEALEDPRRLLMDL from the coding sequence ATGACCGAAGTACGTGTGCCCACCCTGGGCGAATCCGTGACCGAAGCCACCGTCGCCACCTGGTTCAAGAAACCCGGCGACACCGTGGCGGTCGATGAAATGCTCTGCGAGCTGGAAACCGACAAAGTCACCGTCGAAGTGCCCAGCCCCGTCGCCGGGACCCTGTCGGACATCGTCGCCGAAGAGGGTGAAACCGTGGGTGTCGATGCCCTGCTCGCCAATATCTCCGAAGGCGACGAAGGCTCCGACGACGCGCCCAAGGCAAAGGAAGCGGCCAAGGACGACAAGGCGGAGTCCGCTTCCGAACGCGGCCAGGACACCCCGAAATCCGTCGATGCCGGTGCCGAGGAAATGAAGCCCCGCGATCCCGCCGACGATGTGGACGTCATGGTGCCCACCCTGGGCGAAAGCGTGACAGAAGCCACCGTCAGCACCTGGTTCAAACAGGTCGGCGACACTGTCGCGCAGGACGAGATGCTGTGCGAGCTGGAAACCGACAAGGTCAGCGTCGAGGTTCCCGCCCCCGCCGCGGGCACCCTGACCCAAATCCTGGCCGAGGAAGGCAGCACCGTCGAGGCCAACGGCAAGCTTGCCGTGATCTCCGGCGCCGAAGGCGGCTCTGCCTCCGCCCCCGCGCAGGAAAGCGCGCCGCCCCCCGCCGCCGCCGACAGCAAGAGCGGCAAGGACGTGGAGGACGCCCCCTCCGCCAAGAAGGCCATGGCCGAGAACAACATCAGCCGCGATGCGGTGACGGGCACCGGCCGCGACGGCCGCGTGATGAAGGAAGACGTGGCCAAGGCGATCGCGGCGGGCAATTCCGCCGCGTCAACGCCGGAAGCGAAGTCCGCCCCCCGTGCGCCGTCCGGCGCCGACGATGCCGCGCGCGAGGAACGGGTCAAGATGACCCGCCTGCGCCAGACCATCGCGCGCCGCCTCAAGGAATCGCAGAACACCGCCGCGATGCTAACCACCTACAACGAGGTGGACATGACCGCGGTGATGGACCTGCGCAACGAATACAAGGCGCTGTTCGAAAAGAAACACGGGGTGAAGCTGGGCTTCATGTCCTTCTTCACCAAGGCCTGCTGCCACGCCCTGAACGAAGTGCCGGACGTCAACGCCGAAATCGACGGCACCGATGTGATCTACAAGAACTACGTTCACATGGGCATCGCCGTGGGCACCCCCACCGGCCTCGTGGTGCCGGTGGTCAAGGACGCCGATTCCATGTCCTTCGCCGAGATCGAAAAGACGATCAACAGCCTGGGCGCCAAGGCCCGCGACGGCAAGCTCAGCATGGCCGACATGCAGGGCGGCACCTTCACCATCTCGAACGGCGGCGTCTACGGCTCGCTCATGTCCTCGCCCATCCTGAACCCGCCGCAATCGGGCATTCTGGGCATGCACAAGATCCAGGACCGCGCGATGGTGGTGAACGGCGAAATCGTGGTGCGCCCGATGATGTACCTCGCCCTCAGCTACGACCACCGCATCGTCGACGGCAAGGGGGCGGTCACGTTCCTTGTGCGCGTGAAAGAGGCGCTGGAAGACCCCCGCCGCCTGCTGATGGACCTGTAA
- the lpdA gene encoding dihydrolipoyl dehydrogenase — protein MSTYDVIVIGSGPGGYVAAIRCAQLGLKTACVEGRETLGGTCLNVGCIPSKALLHASHMLHEAEHNFAEMGLKGKSPSVDWKQMLTYKDSTIDTNTKGIEFLFKKNKIDWLKGWGSIPEAGKVKVGDEVHEAKNIIIATGSEPSSLPGVEVDEKVVVTSTGALELGKVPKKMVVIGAGVIGLELGSVYSRLGSEVTVVEFLDAITPGMDPEVQKTFQRMLKKQGLDFIMGAAVQKVEATKTKAKVHYKLRKDDSENAIDADVVLVATGRKPYHEGVGLDDLGIRLTKRGQIAVTKEWETDVKGIYAIGDVIEGPMLAHKAEDEGMAVAEVIAGKHGHVNYGVIPGVIYTHPEVASVGETEATLKEAGRAYKVGKFSFMGNARAKANFSGDGFVKIVADKETDRILGAHIIGPSAGDLIHEICVAMEFGASAQDLAMTCHAHPTYSEAVREAALACGDGPIHM, from the coding sequence ATGTCCACCTATGATGTCATCGTTATCGGCTCCGGCCCCGGCGGCTATGTCGCCGCGATCCGCTGCGCGCAGCTGGGCCTGAAAACCGCCTGCGTAGAGGGGCGGGAAACCTTGGGCGGCACCTGCCTGAACGTCGGCTGCATCCCGTCCAAGGCGCTGCTGCACGCCTCCCACATGCTGCACGAGGCCGAACACAATTTCGCCGAGATGGGCCTCAAGGGCAAATCGCCTTCCGTCGACTGGAAGCAGATGCTGACCTACAAGGACAGCACCATCGACACCAATACCAAGGGCATCGAATTCCTGTTCAAGAAGAACAAGATCGACTGGCTGAAAGGATGGGGTAGCATCCCCGAGGCGGGCAAGGTCAAGGTCGGCGACGAGGTGCACGAGGCCAAGAACATCATCATCGCCACCGGCTCCGAACCGTCGTCGCTGCCCGGCGTCGAGGTGGATGAAAAGGTCGTCGTCACCTCCACCGGTGCGCTGGAACTGGGCAAGGTGCCCAAGAAGATGGTGGTCATCGGCGCGGGCGTGATCGGCCTGGAACTGGGCAGCGTCTATTCCCGGCTTGGCTCAGAGGTCACGGTGGTCGAATTCCTCGATGCGATCACACCCGGCATGGACCCCGAGGTGCAGAAGACCTTCCAGCGGATGCTGAAAAAGCAGGGGCTGGACTTCATCATGGGCGCTGCCGTGCAAAAGGTGGAAGCCACCAAGACAAAGGCCAAGGTGCATTACAAGCTGCGCAAGGATGACAGCGAAAATGCCATCGACGCCGACGTGGTGCTGGTCGCCACCGGGCGCAAACCCTACCACGAGGGCGTCGGCCTGGACGATCTCGGCATCCGCCTGACCAAGCGCGGCCAGATCGCCGTCACCAAGGAATGGGAAACCGACGTCAAGGGCATCTATGCCATCGGCGACGTGATCGAAGGCCCGATGCTGGCCCACAAGGCCGAGGACGAAGGCATGGCCGTGGCCGAGGTGATCGCGGGCAAGCATGGCCATGTGAACTACGGCGTGATTCCCGGCGTGATCTACACCCACCCCGAGGTCGCGTCGGTGGGCGAAACCGAAGCGACGCTCAAGGAAGCGGGCCGCGCCTACAAGGTCGGCAAATTCTCCTTCATGGGCAACGCGCGGGCCAAGGCCAACTTCTCGGGCGACGGTTTCGTCAAGATCGTTGCCGACAAGGAAACCGACCGCATCCTCGGCGCGCATATCATCGGGCCCTCCGCGGGCGACCTGATCCACGAGATCTGCGTGGCGATGGAGTTCGGCGCCTCGGCGCAGGATCTGGCGATGACATGCCACGCGCATCCCACCTATTCCGAAGCCGTCCGCGAAGCCGCGCTGGCCTGCGGGGATGGCCCGATCCACATGTAG
- a CDS encoding MAPEG family protein produces MTEITILIAYGLLVMVTILLQVLGAMTQLSMGYLMSARDDNRGTTGMVARIERALNNSIVAMTLFAPAVLILVITEQTNPTTLLAAQVFMIARIIYLPVYAIGVPAVRTLAWLAGFLATAVLYFQAL; encoded by the coding sequence ATGACCGAAATCACCATTCTCATCGCCTATGGCCTGCTGGTCATGGTCACGATCCTCCTGCAGGTGCTGGGCGCCATGACCCAGCTCTCCATGGGGTACCTGATGTCCGCCCGCGACGACAATCGCGGCACCACGGGCATGGTCGCGCGGATCGAACGGGCGCTGAACAACTCCATCGTCGCGATGACGCTTTTTGCCCCCGCCGTGCTGATCCTCGTGATCACGGAACAGACCAATCCCACGACCTTGCTGGCCGCACAGGTCTTCATGATCGCGCGCATCATCTACCTGCCGGTCTATGCGATCGGCGTCCCCGCGGTGCGCACACTGGCCTGGCTGGCGGGCTTCCTCGCCACTGCCGTCCTCTACTTCCAGGCGCTTTGA
- a CDS encoding pyridoxamine 5'-phosphate oxidase family protein: MRRIDDIAALEALYGTPGAPALRKVADRLTPLYRDWIMASKLCILSTVGPEGTDGSPRGDDGPVVLELDARTLALPDWRGNNRLDSLRNIVVDGRVSLMFLVPGSNNVVRLNGTAILTDDADLRARFDKGGRQPATVIVITIREVYTQCARALMRAGTWAGADESGGLPSVGEILAEMTSGEEGGAPYDDAWGARAAKTMW; encoded by the coding sequence ATGCGCAGGATTGACGACATCGCGGCACTTGAGGCGCTGTATGGCACACCCGGCGCGCCTGCGCTGCGCAAGGTGGCGGACCGCCTGACGCCGCTTTACCGCGACTGGATCATGGCATCAAAGCTGTGCATCCTGTCCACCGTCGGCCCCGAGGGCACCGACGGCAGCCCGCGCGGCGACGATGGCCCGGTGGTGCTGGAACTGGATGCGCGGACGCTGGCGCTGCCCGACTGGCGCGGCAACAACCGGCTGGATTCGCTGCGCAATATCGTGGTGGATGGCCGCGTGTCGCTGATGTTCCTGGTGCCGGGGTCGAACAACGTGGTGCGGTTGAACGGCACCGCCATCCTGACCGACGACGCCGACCTGCGCGCGCGCTTCGACAAGGGGGGCCGCCAGCCCGCCACGGTGATCGTGATCACCATCCGGGAAGTCTATACCCAATGCGCCCGCGCGTTGATGCGGGCAGGGACCTGGGCCGGTGCGGACGAAAGCGGCGGGTTGCCCAGCGTGGGTGAAATCCTGGCGGAAATGACCAGTGGCGAAGAGGGCGGCGCGCCCTACGACGACGCCTGGGGCGCCCGGGCCGCCAAGACGATGTGGTAG